A section of the Sceloporus undulatus isolate JIND9_A2432 ecotype Alabama chromosome 3, SceUnd_v1.1, whole genome shotgun sequence genome encodes:
- the MSL2 gene encoding E3 ubiquitin-protein ligase MSL2 isoform X4, with amino-acid sequence MMMKPSCSWCKDYEQFEENKQLSILVNCYKKLCEYITQTPLARDIKQAVDASPDLLTLLKDGSPLLEDTEKTSDEALALCLTHSPSPPASEPEPPASSSFVTESTQDSDVKGSAVNGLPNCNGISVDKLGEHIPSPEHTNTVSVCSSEQYMKADDISSNLDPICDIVSPSDLCGTSIDIHNFSEDIKSGDPLLLSVEEVLRTLDSTPPVCSPTLQHSLETNLSNGPFLQVSPPPPSHNMFMSMGSSPHGISCTAATPKVVKLNRKRSRSESDSEKVQPLPISSILCGPTLGASAPVMVKQDTKMSLQPVATVPNGGTTPKNSKSVLLSNKSMKKNLDHTTKKSHPKSKSGMLKTKSKEKNPSSHVTPGSPTKTVYKKAQEKKGCKCGRATQNPSVLTCRGQRCPCYSNRKACLDCICRGCQNSYMANGEKKLEAFAVPEKALEQTRLTLGINVTSIAVRNASTSTNVINVTGSPVTTFLAASTNDDKNLGEAIDIRYDC; translated from the coding sequence atgatgatgaagccTTCATGTAGTTGGTGCAAGGACTATGAGCAATTTGAAGAAAATAAACAGTTAAGCATTCTAGTGAATTGCTATAAAAAACTTTGTGAGTATATAACACAAACACCATTAGCACGGGATATTAAACAAGCTGTTGACGCTTCTCCGGATCTTTTGACTTTGCTTAAAGATGGCTCACCGCTCCTTGAGGATACAGAAAAAACATCTGATGAAGCTTTAGCATTGTGTTTAACACATTCCCCATCTCCACCAGCCTCAGAGCCTGAACCTCCAGCAAGTAGTTCTTTTGTAACTGAAAGCACACAAGACTCTGATGTGAAAGGCTCTGCTGTTAATGGGTTGCCCAATTGTAATGGAATATCAGTAGATAAACTTGGAGAACATATTCCTTCCCCTGAACATACAAATACAGTCAGTGTGTGTAGTTCTGAACAGTACATGAAAGCTGATGATATTTCTAGCAACCTTGATCCTATCTGTGACATAGTTTCTCCTAGTGATTTGTGTGGAACAAGTATTGATATTCACAATTTCAGTGAAGACATCAAGTCTGGTGATCCACTTTTACTCAGTGTTGAAGAAGTGCTACGGACTTTGGACTCTACCCCACCAGTCTGCAGTCCTACTTTGCAACACAGCTTGGAAACCAATTTATCCAATGGTCCTTTTTTGCAGGTTTCTCCCCCACCTCCTAGCCATAACATGTTCATGTCAATGGGTTCTTCGCCTCATGGAATTTCATGTACAGCTGCAACGCCTAAGGTAGTAAAACTAAATAGAAAACGATCACGATCAGAAAGTGACAGTGAAAAGGTCCAGCCCCTTCCTATTTCCAGCATCCTTTGTGGCCCAACGTTGGGAGCCTCAGCTCCTGTAATGGTAAAACAGGATACAAAGATGTCTTTGCAGCCTGTAGCAACTGTACCTAATGGAGGCACAACTCCTAAAAATAGCAAAAGTGTATTGTTATCAAATAAAAGCATGAAAAAGAACCTAGATCATACCACCAAGAAATCTCATCCTAAATCCAAATCAGGAATGCTGAAAACAAAGTCGAAAGAAAAAAATCCTAGTAGTCATGTTACTCCAGGAAGCCCTACAAAAACTGTGTACAAAAAGGCACAAGAAAAGAAGGGGTGTAAATGTGGCCGAGCCACCCAAAATCCAAGTGTTCTTACATGTCGTGGCCAACGCTGCCCTTGTTACTCGAACCGTAAAGCCTGCTTAGACTGCATATGCCGTGGCTGCCAAAATTCATATATGGCTAATGGGGAAAAGAAACTGGAGGCATTTGCTGTGCCAGAAAAGGCCTTGGAGCAGACTAGGCTTACTCTGGGCATTAATGTGACAAGCATTGCTGTTCGCAATGCCAGCACAAGTACCAATGTAATTAATGTGACAGGGTCACCAGTAACTACGTTTTTAGCTGCCAGTACAAACGATGATAAGAACTTGGGTGAAGCTATAGACATAAGATATGACTGCtga
- the MSL2 gene encoding E3 ubiquitin-protein ligase MSL2 isoform X3: MEVPNRNLLQDPIAPTNSTCQHYVCKNCKGKKMMMKPSCSWCKDYEQFEENKQLSILVNCYKKLCEYITQTPLARDIKQAVDASPDLLTLLKDGSPLLEDTEKTSDEALALCLTHSPSPPASEPEPPASSSFVTESTQDSDVKGSAVNGLPNCNGISVDKLGEHIPSPEHTNTVSVCSSEQYMKADDISSNLDPICDIVSPSDLCGTSIDIHNFSEDIKSGDPLLLSVEEVLRTLDSTPPVCSPTLQHSLETNLSNGPFLQVSPPPPSHNMFMSMGSSPHGISCTAATPKVVKLNRKRSRSESDSEKVQPLPISSILCGPTLGASAPVMVKQDTKMSLQPVATVPNGGTTPKNSKSVLLSNKSMKKNLDHTTKKSHPKSKSGMLKTKSKEKNPSSHVTPGSPTKTVYKKAQEKKGCKCGRATQNPSVLTCRGQRCPCYSNRKACLDCICRGCQNSYMANGEKKLEAFAVPEKALEQTRLTLGINVTSIAVRNASTSTNVINVTGSPVTTFLAASTNDDKNLGEAIDIRYDC, translated from the exons ATGGAGGTTCCAAACA GAAATCTTCTACAAGATCCAATTGCACCCACCAACTCTACTTGTCAGCATTATGTCTGCAAGAACTGTAAAGgcaagaagatgatgatgaagccTTCATGTAGTTGGTGCAAGGACTATGAGCAATTTGAAGAAAATAAACAGTTAAGCATTCTAGTGAATTGCTATAAAAAACTTTGTGAGTATATAACACAAACACCATTAGCACGGGATATTAAACAAGCTGTTGACGCTTCTCCGGATCTTTTGACTTTGCTTAAAGATGGCTCACCGCTCCTTGAGGATACAGAAAAAACATCTGATGAAGCTTTAGCATTGTGTTTAACACATTCCCCATCTCCACCAGCCTCAGAGCCTGAACCTCCAGCAAGTAGTTCTTTTGTAACTGAAAGCACACAAGACTCTGATGTGAAAGGCTCTGCTGTTAATGGGTTGCCCAATTGTAATGGAATATCAGTAGATAAACTTGGAGAACATATTCCTTCCCCTGAACATACAAATACAGTCAGTGTGTGTAGTTCTGAACAGTACATGAAAGCTGATGATATTTCTAGCAACCTTGATCCTATCTGTGACATAGTTTCTCCTAGTGATTTGTGTGGAACAAGTATTGATATTCACAATTTCAGTGAAGACATCAAGTCTGGTGATCCACTTTTACTCAGTGTTGAAGAAGTGCTACGGACTTTGGACTCTACCCCACCAGTCTGCAGTCCTACTTTGCAACACAGCTTGGAAACCAATTTATCCAATGGTCCTTTTTTGCAGGTTTCTCCCCCACCTCCTAGCCATAACATGTTCATGTCAATGGGTTCTTCGCCTCATGGAATTTCATGTACAGCTGCAACGCCTAAGGTAGTAAAACTAAATAGAAAACGATCACGATCAGAAAGTGACAGTGAAAAGGTCCAGCCCCTTCCTATTTCCAGCATCCTTTGTGGCCCAACGTTGGGAGCCTCAGCTCCTGTAATGGTAAAACAGGATACAAAGATGTCTTTGCAGCCTGTAGCAACTGTACCTAATGGAGGCACAACTCCTAAAAATAGCAAAAGTGTATTGTTATCAAATAAAAGCATGAAAAAGAACCTAGATCATACCACCAAGAAATCTCATCCTAAATCCAAATCAGGAATGCTGAAAACAAAGTCGAAAGAAAAAAATCCTAGTAGTCATGTTACTCCAGGAAGCCCTACAAAAACTGTGTACAAAAAGGCACAAGAAAAGAAGGGGTGTAAATGTGGCCGAGCCACCCAAAATCCAAGTGTTCTTACATGTCGTGGCCAACGCTGCCCTTGTTACTCGAACCGTAAAGCCTGCTTAGACTGCATATGCCGTGGCTGCCAAAATTCATATATGGCTAATGGGGAAAAGAAACTGGAGGCATTTGCTGTGCCAGAAAAGGCCTTGGAGCAGACTAGGCTTACTCTGGGCATTAATGTGACAAGCATTGCTGTTCGCAATGCCAGCACAAGTACCAATGTAATTAATGTGACAGGGTCACCAGTAACTACGTTTTTAGCTGCCAGTACAAACGATGATAAGAACTTGGGTGAAGCTATAGACATAAGATATGACTGCtga
- the MSL2 gene encoding E3 ubiquitin-protein ligase MSL2 isoform X1, which translates to MNPVNATALYISASRLVLSYGPGEDPQCLAEIGKLLPYFRQSLSCCVCGNLLQDPIAPTNSTCQHYVCKNCKGKKMMMKPSCSWCKDYEQFEENKQLSILVNCYKKLCEYITQTPLARDIKQAVDASPDLLTLLKDGSPLLEDTEKTSDEALALCLTHSPSPPASEPEPPASSSFVTESTQDSDVKGSAVNGLPNCNGISVDKLGEHIPSPEHTNTVSVCSSEQYMKADDISSNLDPICDIVSPSDLCGTSIDIHNFSEDIKSGDPLLLSVEEVLRTLDSTPPVCSPTLQHSLETNLSNGPFLQVSPPPPSHNMFMSMGSSPHGISCTAATPKVVKLNRKRSRSESDSEKVQPLPISSILCGPTLGASAPVMVKQDTKMSLQPVATVPNGGTTPKNSKSVLLSNKSMKKNLDHTTKKSHPKSKSGMLKTKSKEKNPSSHVTPGSPTKTVYKKAQEKKGCKCGRATQNPSVLTCRGQRCPCYSNRKACLDCICRGCQNSYMANGEKKLEAFAVPEKALEQTRLTLGINVTSIAVRNASTSTNVINVTGSPVTTFLAASTNDDKNLGEAIDIRYDC; encoded by the exons ATGAACCCGGTGAATGCCACGGCCTTGTACATCTCCGCCAGTCGCCTGGTGCTCAGCTACGGACCCGGGGAGGACCCGCAGTGCCTGGCCGAGATCGGGAAGCTCCTGCCCTACTTCCGGCAGTCGCTCTCCTGCTGCGTCTGCG GAAATCTTCTACAAGATCCAATTGCACCCACCAACTCTACTTGTCAGCATTATGTCTGCAAGAACTGTAAAGgcaagaagatgatgatgaagccTTCATGTAGTTGGTGCAAGGACTATGAGCAATTTGAAGAAAATAAACAGTTAAGCATTCTAGTGAATTGCTATAAAAAACTTTGTGAGTATATAACACAAACACCATTAGCACGGGATATTAAACAAGCTGTTGACGCTTCTCCGGATCTTTTGACTTTGCTTAAAGATGGCTCACCGCTCCTTGAGGATACAGAAAAAACATCTGATGAAGCTTTAGCATTGTGTTTAACACATTCCCCATCTCCACCAGCCTCAGAGCCTGAACCTCCAGCAAGTAGTTCTTTTGTAACTGAAAGCACACAAGACTCTGATGTGAAAGGCTCTGCTGTTAATGGGTTGCCCAATTGTAATGGAATATCAGTAGATAAACTTGGAGAACATATTCCTTCCCCTGAACATACAAATACAGTCAGTGTGTGTAGTTCTGAACAGTACATGAAAGCTGATGATATTTCTAGCAACCTTGATCCTATCTGTGACATAGTTTCTCCTAGTGATTTGTGTGGAACAAGTATTGATATTCACAATTTCAGTGAAGACATCAAGTCTGGTGATCCACTTTTACTCAGTGTTGAAGAAGTGCTACGGACTTTGGACTCTACCCCACCAGTCTGCAGTCCTACTTTGCAACACAGCTTGGAAACCAATTTATCCAATGGTCCTTTTTTGCAGGTTTCTCCCCCACCTCCTAGCCATAACATGTTCATGTCAATGGGTTCTTCGCCTCATGGAATTTCATGTACAGCTGCAACGCCTAAGGTAGTAAAACTAAATAGAAAACGATCACGATCAGAAAGTGACAGTGAAAAGGTCCAGCCCCTTCCTATTTCCAGCATCCTTTGTGGCCCAACGTTGGGAGCCTCAGCTCCTGTAATGGTAAAACAGGATACAAAGATGTCTTTGCAGCCTGTAGCAACTGTACCTAATGGAGGCACAACTCCTAAAAATAGCAAAAGTGTATTGTTATCAAATAAAAGCATGAAAAAGAACCTAGATCATACCACCAAGAAATCTCATCCTAAATCCAAATCAGGAATGCTGAAAACAAAGTCGAAAGAAAAAAATCCTAGTAGTCATGTTACTCCAGGAAGCCCTACAAAAACTGTGTACAAAAAGGCACAAGAAAAGAAGGGGTGTAAATGTGGCCGAGCCACCCAAAATCCAAGTGTTCTTACATGTCGTGGCCAACGCTGCCCTTGTTACTCGAACCGTAAAGCCTGCTTAGACTGCATATGCCGTGGCTGCCAAAATTCATATATGGCTAATGGGGAAAAGAAACTGGAGGCATTTGCTGTGCCAGAAAAGGCCTTGGAGCAGACTAGGCTTACTCTGGGCATTAATGTGACAAGCATTGCTGTTCGCAATGCCAGCACAAGTACCAATGTAATTAATGTGACAGGGTCACCAGTAACTACGTTTTTAGCTGCCAGTACAAACGATGATAAGAACTTGGGTGAAGCTATAGACATAAGATATGACTGCtga
- the MSL2 gene encoding E3 ubiquitin-protein ligase MSL2 isoform X2 translates to MFPHQRRLCCLPPCSTIPPSNKRNLLQDPIAPTNSTCQHYVCKNCKGKKMMMKPSCSWCKDYEQFEENKQLSILVNCYKKLCEYITQTPLARDIKQAVDASPDLLTLLKDGSPLLEDTEKTSDEALALCLTHSPSPPASEPEPPASSSFVTESTQDSDVKGSAVNGLPNCNGISVDKLGEHIPSPEHTNTVSVCSSEQYMKADDISSNLDPICDIVSPSDLCGTSIDIHNFSEDIKSGDPLLLSVEEVLRTLDSTPPVCSPTLQHSLETNLSNGPFLQVSPPPPSHNMFMSMGSSPHGISCTAATPKVVKLNRKRSRSESDSEKVQPLPISSILCGPTLGASAPVMVKQDTKMSLQPVATVPNGGTTPKNSKSVLLSNKSMKKNLDHTTKKSHPKSKSGMLKTKSKEKNPSSHVTPGSPTKTVYKKAQEKKGCKCGRATQNPSVLTCRGQRCPCYSNRKACLDCICRGCQNSYMANGEKKLEAFAVPEKALEQTRLTLGINVTSIAVRNASTSTNVINVTGSPVTTFLAASTNDDKNLGEAIDIRYDC, encoded by the exons ATGTTCCCCCACCAAAGGAGATTATGCTGTCTCCCTCCTTGTTCAACCATTCCACCTTCAAACAAAA GAAATCTTCTACAAGATCCAATTGCACCCACCAACTCTACTTGTCAGCATTATGTCTGCAAGAACTGTAAAGgcaagaagatgatgatgaagccTTCATGTAGTTGGTGCAAGGACTATGAGCAATTTGAAGAAAATAAACAGTTAAGCATTCTAGTGAATTGCTATAAAAAACTTTGTGAGTATATAACACAAACACCATTAGCACGGGATATTAAACAAGCTGTTGACGCTTCTCCGGATCTTTTGACTTTGCTTAAAGATGGCTCACCGCTCCTTGAGGATACAGAAAAAACATCTGATGAAGCTTTAGCATTGTGTTTAACACATTCCCCATCTCCACCAGCCTCAGAGCCTGAACCTCCAGCAAGTAGTTCTTTTGTAACTGAAAGCACACAAGACTCTGATGTGAAAGGCTCTGCTGTTAATGGGTTGCCCAATTGTAATGGAATATCAGTAGATAAACTTGGAGAACATATTCCTTCCCCTGAACATACAAATACAGTCAGTGTGTGTAGTTCTGAACAGTACATGAAAGCTGATGATATTTCTAGCAACCTTGATCCTATCTGTGACATAGTTTCTCCTAGTGATTTGTGTGGAACAAGTATTGATATTCACAATTTCAGTGAAGACATCAAGTCTGGTGATCCACTTTTACTCAGTGTTGAAGAAGTGCTACGGACTTTGGACTCTACCCCACCAGTCTGCAGTCCTACTTTGCAACACAGCTTGGAAACCAATTTATCCAATGGTCCTTTTTTGCAGGTTTCTCCCCCACCTCCTAGCCATAACATGTTCATGTCAATGGGTTCTTCGCCTCATGGAATTTCATGTACAGCTGCAACGCCTAAGGTAGTAAAACTAAATAGAAAACGATCACGATCAGAAAGTGACAGTGAAAAGGTCCAGCCCCTTCCTATTTCCAGCATCCTTTGTGGCCCAACGTTGGGAGCCTCAGCTCCTGTAATGGTAAAACAGGATACAAAGATGTCTTTGCAGCCTGTAGCAACTGTACCTAATGGAGGCACAACTCCTAAAAATAGCAAAAGTGTATTGTTATCAAATAAAAGCATGAAAAAGAACCTAGATCATACCACCAAGAAATCTCATCCTAAATCCAAATCAGGAATGCTGAAAACAAAGTCGAAAGAAAAAAATCCTAGTAGTCATGTTACTCCAGGAAGCCCTACAAAAACTGTGTACAAAAAGGCACAAGAAAAGAAGGGGTGTAAATGTGGCCGAGCCACCCAAAATCCAAGTGTTCTTACATGTCGTGGCCAACGCTGCCCTTGTTACTCGAACCGTAAAGCCTGCTTAGACTGCATATGCCGTGGCTGCCAAAATTCATATATGGCTAATGGGGAAAAGAAACTGGAGGCATTTGCTGTGCCAGAAAAGGCCTTGGAGCAGACTAGGCTTACTCTGGGCATTAATGTGACAAGCATTGCTGTTCGCAATGCCAGCACAAGTACCAATGTAATTAATGTGACAGGGTCACCAGTAACTACGTTTTTAGCTGCCAGTACAAACGATGATAAGAACTTGGGTGAAGCTATAGACATAAGATATGACTGCtga